A genomic window from Pyxicephalus adspersus chromosome 2, UCB_Pads_2.0, whole genome shotgun sequence includes:
- the CYB5D1 gene encoding cytochrome b5 domain-containing protein 1, which produces MSPARAPYFTPREVSRHCTPADLWVSYLGRVYDLTPLAAQYRGDILLKPIIEAAGKDISHWFNPKTRDIKTFIDPQTGCLRYYTPQGRFLHIAPSYPSSDWDTDFGRPWWRDPAYEIGILSAKTRTIRIINTLTSQEHTLEVCSEETIWEILRRYLPYNAHAASYTWKYCGVPLNMDLTLEDNDVKDEDEEFEELRIDSDLYTASIHLYFNDDLTEL; this is translated from the exons ATGTCTCCGGCCAGAGCACCATACTTTACACCCCGGGAGGTGTCCCGCCACTGCACCCCTGCCGACCTGTGGGTGTCCTACCTGGGCCGGGTGTACGACCTCACCCCACTGGCCGCCCAGTACCGAG GTGACATTTTGCTGAAGCCGATCATTGAGGCTGCTGGGAAGGACATCAGCCACTGGTTCAATCCCAAGACTAGGGAT ATCAAAACGTTCATAGATCCACAGACTGGCTGCTTGAGATACTATACACCTCAGGGGCGATTTCTCCATATAGCCCCCTCCTACCCCAGCTCAGACTGGGACACAGACTTTGGACGCCCCTGGTGGCGGGATCCAGCCTATGAGATTGGCATCTTGTCTGCCAAAACCCGAACCATCCGCATCATTAACACGCTGACATCCCAAGAGCATACTCTGGAG GTCTGTTCAGAGGAAACAATTTGGGAGATTCTTCGTCGTTACTTGCCATACAATGCACACGCTGCCAGTTATACATGGAAGTACTGTGGTGTTCCGCTGAACATGGATCTGACACTTGAGGACAATGATGTAAAGGATGAAGATGAGGAATTCGAGGAGCTGAGGATAGATTCAGACCTATATACAGCCAGCATACACTTATATTTTAACGATGACTTGACTGAACTTTAA